The genomic interval ATAAATGACACAGCAGTTGCAGTAAATCAACAAGGTAGAAGAGCAGGAGCAGTTACAGTAGCTTTAGATACTTGGCATTTGGATATAGAAACTTTCTTAGAACTTCAAACTGAAAATGGAGATCAAAGAGGAAAAGCTTATGATATTTATCCACAAGTTGTATGTTCTAACTTATTTATGAAGAGAGTAAAAAATAATGAGTCTTGGACTCTATTTGATCCATATGAAATTAGAAAAAAATATGGAGTTGAACTTTGTGAGCTTTATAGCTATGAATTTGAGAATCTATATGAAAAGCTAGAGAAAGATAATGACATTAAGTTAAAGAAGGTTTTAAGTGCTAAGGAACTGTTTAAAAGCATAATGAAAACTCAATTGGAAACTGGAATGCCATATATCTTCTTTAAAGATAGAGCAAACGAAGTAAATCACAATTCTCATATGGGAATGATAGGTAATGGAAATCTATGTATGGAAAGTTTCTCAAACTTCAAACCAACTATAAATTTTGTTGAGGAAGAAGATGGAAACACATCTATAAGAAGAAGTGAAATGGGAGAAATTCATACTTGTAACTTAATTTCTCTTAACTTAGCTGAACTTACTTCTGATGAATTAGAAAAACATGTTGCTTTAGCAGTGAGAGCTTTAGATAATACAATAGACTTAACTGTTACACCATTAAAAGAATCAAATAAACATAACTTACTATATAGAACAATAGGAGTAGGGGCAATGGGACTTGCTGACTACTTGGCAAGAGAATATATGATCTACGAAGAGTCAATCAATGAAATAAATGAGTTATTTGAAAGAATAGCACTTTATTCAATAAAAGCTTCAGCATTATTGGCAAAAGATAGAGGAGCATACAAGGCTTTCAAAGGTTCTAAATGGGATCAAGCTATATTCTTTGGAAAGAAAAGAGAATGGTATGAAGCTAATTCTAAATTTAAAGATGAATGGAATGAAGCCTTTTATTTAGTGGAAGCTAATGGGCTAAGAAATGGAGAGCTAACAGCAATAGCACCTAATACATCAACATCATTATTGATGGGTTCAACTGCTTCTGTAACTCCAACATTCTCAAGATTTTTCATTGAAAAAAATCAAAGAGGAGCTATACCAAGAACAGTTAAACATTTAAAAGATAGAGCTTGGTTCTATCCAGAATTTAAAAATGTAAATCCTATCAGTTATGTAAAAATAATGGCAAAGATAGGTTCGTGGACAACACAAGGAGTATCTATGGAAATGGTCTTTGACTTAAACAAAGATATCAAAGCCAAAGATATTTATGACACTTTAATGACAGCTTGGGAAGAAGGATGTAAGAGTGTCTACTATATAAGAACAATTCAAAAGAATACAAATAATATTTCAGAAAAAGAGGAGTGTGAAAGCTGTAGTGGATAGAAAGAAATTATTTAATCCAGAAGGTGATGATACATTAAATGCAAGAAAAATAATAAAGGGAAATTCAACTAACCTTTTTAACTTGAATAATGTCAGATATCAATGGGCCAATCAATTGTATAGAACTATGATGGCGAATTTCTGGATACCAGAAAAGGTTGATTTAACTCAGGATAAAAACGATTATGAAAATTTAACTTTACCTGAAAGAGAAGCCTATGATGGAATATTGTCATTCTTAATTTTCTTAGACAGTATACAAACGAATAATATTCCTAATATTTCAGACCATGTAACTGCACCAGAAGTAAATATGTTACTGGCTATACAAACTTTCCAAGAAGCTATACATTCTCAATCTTATCAATATATAATTGAGTCTATACTTCCAAAACAAAGTAGAGATTTAATCTATGATAAATGGAGAGATGACAAGGTATTGTTTGAAAGAAATAGTTTTATTGCAAAGATATATCAAGATTTCATAGACGAGCAATCAGATGAAAATTTTGCTAAGGTTATAATAGCAAACTACTTATTAGAATCATTGTATTTCTATAATGGATTTAACTTTTTCTATCTTCTAGCAAGTAGAAATAAAATGGTAGGAACTTCTGATATTATAAGACTTATCAATAGAGATGAACTATCACATGTTGTTCTTTTCAGAAGTATAGTTAAGGAAATCAAAAATGATTATCCTGAATTCTTCTCAGCTGAAACAATCTATTCTATGTTTAAGACAGCTGTTGAACAAGAAATTAACTGGACAGAACATATAATTGGAAACAGAGTATTAGGTATAACTTCTCAAACAACAGAAGCTTATACAAAATGGCTAGCTAATGAAAGATTAAAATCATTAGGTTTAGAACCTCTATATTCTGGTTTCAATAAAAATCCATACAAACACTTAGAAAGATTTGCTGATACTGAAGGAGAAGGTAATGTTAAATCTAACTTCTTTGAAGGAACAGTTACAAGTTACAATATGAGCTCCTCTATTGACGGTTGGGAGGATTTTTAATGAGTTTTGAAAATAAATTTGACCCAAAAAAAGAAGCTCAAAAATATCAGTTATGGGGCTATGTTGAAGGGGTAAAAATTTATATTAAATTAGAGACAATAGATAATTTAACTATTAAATCAGAAAAAACAATTACTGAAGATAATGAGAAACTTAAGGTATACGAACTTGTAGGTGTTGTAGAAGGAACTGATAATAATAAATATGAGGCACAAATTTTTGTATATGAAGTATTAGATGAACCTTCTGAAGAAAAACAACCACATGTTGCATATTTAAAAAAAATATAAAAAAGCAGGTAGAAAGCTGGAACTATCTACCCACATAAAATATTATATATGCTATTAAAGATTAATAGTTATATAGATATTTTTAGATAACAATAATAAAATTACTACTATCATAGTGATTAGAAATAAAAATTGTTTCACTCTTTCACTTTCTCTTTTAAAGAGACTAGGAAGAGTAGAGAGAAAAGTAAGATAGCACTTACTGGAATAGGTGCTATTTTTATTTATAATATATTGACTTTATACGTATAAATAAGTATCATTAATATGAGGTGTATAAAATAAGCCTTGCTTGTACCTCAATTAAAGGAGATGATTATCATGTTAATATACCCAGCAATATTCCATAGGACAATTGAGGGAGGCTATGTAGTTGTATTTCCAGATTTTAATGATGGAGCAACAGAAGGTCAAACATTAGAACAAGCTATGGAAATGGCAGAAGACTACATAGGAACTTATTTATATGATGACTTTGTAAAAGGAAAAGAACTACCTAAGGCTAGCGATATAAATGAGATATCAATAGAAATTCCAGAAGATGAAAAAGAATTCTATATTGAAGGGGAAAGTTTTAAAACGTTGGTTAGCTTAGATATGATGAAATATGTCAATGAATGTAAAAGTGCTACTGTTAGAAAGAATGTAACTATACCTAGTTGGCTGAATGAAATGGGAAAAAATCATAATCTCAATTTTTCTAACTTACTACAAGAAGCTATAAAAAAAGAATTAGATATTGAATAGAAACATATTAAAAAGGCTGTTGTAAAATAATAAAAAGTAAAAAATAGTTCGTTACTGAGTAAATTTCTTAACGATAAAAAATCAAGAATTCGCTGCAAATCAGGAAACTCACTTCGTTCAGACACTCCTGTATTTGCTCGGCTCATTCTATTTGATTTTTTATCTAAAATTTCCATTCGTA from Fusobacterium pseudoperiodonticum carries:
- a CDS encoding type II toxin-antitoxin system HicB family antitoxin → MLIYPAIFHRTIEGGYVVVFPDFNDGATEGQTLEQAMEMAEDYIGTYLYDDFVKGKELPKASDINEISIEIPEDEKEFYIEGESFKTLVSLDMMKYVNECKSATVRKNVTIPSWLNEMGKNHNLNFSNLLQEAIKKELDIE
- a CDS encoding ribonucleoside-diphosphate reductase subunit alpha — protein: MTNERRKVINRDNIVEDLNIEKIREKLLRACDGLEVNMVELESNIDSIYEENITTQKIQASLINTAVTMTSFEESDWAYVAGRLLMMEAEREVYHSRKFSYGDFARTIKHMVELGLYDKRLLTYTEEELNQISQLIDLNRDMVYDYAGANMFVNRYLIKYDGKTYELPQETFMAISMMLALNEKEGETRVNIVKEFYNALSLRKLSLATPILANLRIPNGNLSSCFITAIDDNIESIFYNIDSIARISKNGGGVGVNVSRIRAKGSMVNGYYNASGGVVPWIRIINDTAVAVNQQGRRAGAVTVALDTWHLDIETFLELQTENGDQRGKAYDIYPQVVCSNLFMKRVKNNESWTLFDPYEIRKKYGVELCELYSYEFENLYEKLEKDNDIKLKKVLSAKELFKSIMKTQLETGMPYIFFKDRANEVNHNSHMGMIGNGNLCMESFSNFKPTINFVEEEDGNTSIRRSEMGEIHTCNLISLNLAELTSDELEKHVALAVRALDNTIDLTVTPLKESNKHNLLYRTIGVGAMGLADYLAREYMIYEESINEINELFERIALYSIKASALLAKDRGAYKAFKGSKWDQAIFFGKKREWYEANSKFKDEWNEAFYLVEANGLRNGELTAIAPNTSTSLLMGSTASVTPTFSRFFIEKNQRGAIPRTVKHLKDRAWFYPEFKNVNPISYVKIMAKIGSWTTQGVSMEMVFDLNKDIKAKDIYDTLMTAWEEGCKSVYYIRTIQKNTNNISEKEECESCSG
- a CDS encoding ribonucleotide-diphosphate reductase subunit beta → MDRKKLFNPEGDDTLNARKIIKGNSTNLFNLNNVRYQWANQLYRTMMANFWIPEKVDLTQDKNDYENLTLPEREAYDGILSFLIFLDSIQTNNIPNISDHVTAPEVNMLLAIQTFQEAIHSQSYQYIIESILPKQSRDLIYDKWRDDKVLFERNSFIAKIYQDFIDEQSDENFAKVIIANYLLESLYFYNGFNFFYLLASRNKMVGTSDIIRLINRDELSHVVLFRSIVKEIKNDYPEFFSAETIYSMFKTAVEQEINWTEHIIGNRVLGITSQTTEAYTKWLANERLKSLGLEPLYSGFNKNPYKHLERFADTEGEGNVKSNFFEGTVTSYNMSSSIDGWEDF